A genomic stretch from Penicillium digitatum chromosome 4, complete sequence includes:
- a CDS encoding Zinc finger, PHD-finger, with product MGSRKRNYSEVAPAAEQQAPEEPGLLSQLRSNWAFASLMQYIAIFGQVMKIDEEFGIEDLEVECLKPEPSHKLLEIGLCLLKWISSHRGLTFDNFDEYTRRQYNAKAPDTTNPFGHNDEPNKFLEFDTFTKIRVLHQLTVWTFWNADRIRDKMPEKKETEQTEWRIEEFGWDREGRSYYVLDDNRLYRRTDPPPPPPPQRPKKKAKSRSSRVSRTSKRTSTAAATAEEGSDEENKDTNDANAVAAFAEDPFKWECVAVTLGEYQAFLETLQRTKDADERYLRDSIVEHVLPILEKAEEAQQRKRQKREKELLNLQLVAGAKRSSRLAAKEEKERRDRDAAEAAQKREHDLAEARKEQARQHQLEEDRQSRTMTREHRIRDREQKRLLHEAELERIAEEQERIDRGESRLSARNLQADLEKSQKNLAGLTQDDQWVFDCSGCGVYGENLDDGSHSVACEKCNVWQHSKCLGISQEAAEKEDFHFICRDCKRKEENANRPKLPPLKFRVSASASPSAAPSASKKQKLEDDEDDAPPSPVKRSHLALSNVQNELSATQPTLNSSAVGHDNFYPPPSPQRRVHHTDHTPLPSSSPPRAPFSPKGMNGLLHATIEQRPRLSSSQHSLPPMQLASHLPPIGSFPVRPSSSHSAKSPVQNQPSMSPTQGNPDVGPIAGFPPAVPSYAPSPWSSFETPRPQSGHAATPSMSSHYPSFSAATPNGNHSSPPQSSHGMAMSGISPTKQSPRPLTGNAMAGAPVLPPIHRLEPSPKLMGRSSPDAPIPPPVKCMTPEQEERRQRENASMLHQAHHYQGNGQHLMSSPSLNRIPPLASGTMSQYPDPVPSPRRETNSQSQ from the exons ATGGGATCGCGAAAGCGCAACTACTCCGAGGTCGCCCCGGCGGCCGAGCAACAGGCACCAGAAGAGCCTGGTTTGCTGTCACAACTCCGGAGCAACTGGGCATTTGCAAGCCTCATGCAATACATTGCCATCTTTGGCCAGGTCATGAAGATTGACGAGGAGTTTGGAATAGAG GACCTAGAAGTCGAATGCCTCAAACCCGAGCCCTCTCATAAACTACTAGAGATTGGATTGTGTCTTCTCAAGTGGATTTCTTCGCACCGCGGTCTTAC CTTCGACAATTTCGATGAGTACACCCGACGCCAGTACAATGCGAAAGCACCCGATACCACCAACCCCTTCGGCCACAATGACGAACCAAACAAGTTCTTGGAGTTCGATACTTTCACCAAGATCCGTGTTCTCCATCAGCTGACGGTATGGACGTTCTGGAACGCGGACCGTATTCGCGACAAGATGCctgaaaaaaaggaaaccgAGCAGACAGAATGG CGCATAGAAGAGTTTGGTTGGGACCGCGAGGGGCGTTCGTACTATGTCCTAGATGACAACCGTCTTTACCGTCGAACCgaccctcctccccctccccctcctcaGCGTCCCAagaagaaagcaaaaagccGGTCCTCTCGAGTGTCAAGAACGTCAAAGCGTACTTCTACGGCGGCGGCGACGGCGGAAGAAGGATCCGATGAGGAGAATAAGGATACCAACGACGCAAATGCCGTCGCAGCCTTTGCCGAAGACCCTTTCAAGTGGGAGTGTGTGGCTGTCACACTCGGAGAATACCAGGCTTTCTTGGAGACACTCCAGAGAACCAAGGACGCGGATGAGAGATACCTGCGCGATAGCATTGTTGAGCATGTCCTGCCCATCCTCGAGAAGGCAGAGGAGGCGCAGCAACGCAAGCGTCAGAAGCGTGAAAAAGAGCTATTGAATCTGCAGCTTGTCGCAGGTGCCAAGAGGTCCAGTCGACTTGCcgccaaggaagaaaaagaacgaCGAGATCGAGATGCTGCCGAAGCCGCCCAAAAGCGTGAACACGACCTAGCCGAGGCTCGTAAGGAGCAGGCTCGGCAACATCAGCTGGAAGAAGATCGACAGTCACGTACAATGACACGCGAGCACCGCATCAGAGATCGTGAACAGAAGCGACTGCTGCATGAGGCGGAGCTGGAAAGAATTGCGGAAGAACAAGAAAGAATTGATAGGGGTGAAAGCAGATTGTCTGCCCGAAACCTTCAGGCTGACCTGGAGAAGTCCCAAAAGAACCTGGCAGGGCTTACCCAAGATGACCAATGGGTCTTCGATTGCTCTGGTTGTGGAGTGTATGGCGAGAACTTG GATGATGGAAGTCACAGTGTTGCATGTGAAAAATGCAACGTTTGGCAGCATAGCAAGTGTCTTGGTATCTCGCAAGAAGCGGCCGAAAAGGAAGACTTTCACTTTATCTGCCGAGACTGCAAgcgaaaagaagagaatgCCAACAGGCCCAAACTTCCGCCTCTCAAATTCCGGGTCAGCGCTTCAGCATCTCCTTCAGCTGCTCCTTCAGCCAGCAAGAAGCAAAAGTTGGAGGACGACGAAGATGATGCTCCGCCCTCACCCGTGAAGAGATCACATCTGGCTCTGTCCAATGTTCAAAATGAACTCTCGGCAACACAACCTACTCTAAATTCGTCCGCTGTTGGTCATGACAACTTCTATCCTCCTCCGTCCCCCCAGCGCCGGGTCCATCATACAGATCACACGCCCCTTCCATCTTCAAGCCCTCCCCGTGCACCATTTTCTCCAAAGGGCATGAATGGCTTGCTGCATGCCACTATTGAGCAGCGCCCGCGGCTATCCTCCTCTCAGCACTCTTTGCCGCCCATGCAACTAGCCTCTCACCTTCCCCCCATTGGATCCTTTCCTGTGCGGCCCTCCTCTTCTCACTCTGCCAAATCTCCAGTTCAAAATCAACCATCCATGTCACCTACGCAGGGTAACCCTGATGTTGGCCCCATTGCGGGCTTCCCGCCTGCTGTTCCAAGTTATGCACCATCTCCATGGAGTTCTTTTGAGACTCCGCGTCCGCAATCCGGCCATGCAGCCACGCCATCAATGTCTAGCCACTACCCGTCTTTTTCTGCCGCAACGCCTAATGGCAACCACTCTTCGCCTCCTCAAAGCTCTCACGGCATGGCTATGTCGGGGATTAGCCCAACCAAGCAGTCACCTCGTCCGCTTACTGGCAATGCCATGGCAGGTGCACCAGTCCTACCACCCATCCACAGACTGGAGCCGAGCCCGAAGCTCATGGGCCGCAGCTCTCCGGATGCTCCGATCCCCCCACCTGTCAAATGCATGACTCCTGAGCAGGAGGAACGCCGACAGAGAGAGAATGCTTCAATGCTACACCAGGCTCACCACTATCAGGGCAATGGCCAGCATCTGATGTCGTCGCCATCGCTGAATCGTATTCCTCCCTTGGCCTCTGGGACCATGTCTCAGTACCCTGATCCTGTTCCTTCGCCACGACGCGAAACTAATAGCCAATCTCAATAA
- a CDS encoding Cell differentiation protein (Rcd1), putative, which yields MLQAQSQHVFSHQHQYPQADPSWMQHQQQQQHHQAQSHPHQSQQQHASLVAQQHAQVQAAAAAAQQQHYGRISMSGNGAGNPAQGAGGAGGMSGDGMSNAVSAMDGGISEENRKVFIWVAELLDPARRESALMELSKKREQVPELALVIWHSFGVMTALLQEIISVYPLLNPSQLTAAASNRVCNALALLQCVASHNETRTLFLNAHIPLFLYPFLNTTSKSRPFEYLRLTSLGVIGALVKNDSSDVINFLLTTEIIPLCLRIMETGSELSKTVAIFIVQKILLDDIGLGYICATYERFYAVGTVLSNMVTQLVEQQTVRLLKHVVRCFLRLSDNSRAREALRQCLPEPLRDATFSSVLRDDAATKRCLAQLLINLSDTVSDGAPVAM from the exons ATGCTTCAAGCGCAGAGCCAACACGTCTTCTCCCACCAACATCAATACCCCCAAGCTGATCCATCGTGGATGCAGCatcagcaacagcaacagcaccACCAGGCTCAGTCGCACCCACACCAGtcgcagcagcagcacgCTTCCCTGGTCGCCCAACAGCATGCCCAGGTACAAGCTGCCGCAGCCGCAGCACAGCAACAACACTATGGCCGAATTTCCATGAGCGGCAATGGCGCTGGAAACCCCGCGCAAGGAGCCGGTGGCGCCGGCGGCATGAGTGGAGATGGCATGTCAAATGCGGTCTCCGCCATGGACGGTGGAATCAGTGAGGAGAATCGCAAGGTCTTCATCTGGGTCGCCGAACTATTGGATCCAGCTCGCAGGGAATCCGCTTTGATGGAACTGAGCAAGAAGCGGGAACAGGTCCCTGAACTGGCTCTGGTTATCTGGCACTCTTTTG GTGTCATGACCGCCCTCCTTCAAGAAATTATCTCGGTATATCCGCTCTTGAACCCTTCTCAGCTGACTGCCGCCGCGTCAAATCGAGTCTGCAATGCGCTGGCGCTTTTGCAATGCGTCGCCTCTCACAATGAGACCCGCACTCTCTTCTTGAACG CTCACATCCCTCTTTTCCTCTACCCCTTCCTCAACACCACCTCCAAGTCCCGTCCTTTCGAATACCTCCGACTAACATCGCTGGGCGTCATCGGCGCCTTGGTGAAAAATGACTCCTCCGATGTGATCAACTTCCTTCTAACCACAGAGATTATTCCTCTCTGCCTTCGCATCATGGAGACGGGATCAGAGCTGAGCAAAACTGTTGCTATCTTTATCGTACAGAAAATTCTTCTTGATGATATTGGCCTGGGCTACATTTGCGCGACATACGAAAGATTCTATGCCGTGGGCACTGTCTTGAGCAACATGGTCACTCAGTTGGTAGAGCAACAGACTGTCCGCCTTCTCAAACACGTTGTGCGCTGCTTCCTTCG CCTCAGTGACAATAGTCGGGCTCGAGAGGCCTTGCGGCAATGTCTCCCTGAACCTCTCCGGGACGCCACATTCTCCTCCGTCCTTCGTGACGATGCAGCCACCAAGCGCTGCCTGGCTCAACTCCTTATCAACTTGTCCGACACTGTCTCGGATGGAGCCCCGGTAGCCATGTAA
- a CDS encoding cell differentiation protein RCD1 produces MRSLSVLPLLSTLALLLNYSLHTAATPLALEANIFEGNKLEKRCANPCGYNDWLCCEADQTCTTNSAQEAVCANGGSSGSGGYQYFTTTYTLTNTDQTTVTSVWSSQITAPPSTGTCRVDLGETKCGSTCCEAAQECSEGQCVAESSSIVAVTATGTGGGSEATPPVRGTTNGATTVTATSAPTTTEGFTAPVGTDGADLIGSKAASSGGLSGGAIAGIVIGSIIGAFLLALLCACICFKGVLDGLLAALGIGKKRRRQETTYIEERHSRHSRHSNGSRPPPPPPPPAGWQTWFGTRPAEGGSEVSEKEDSKWGLGTIAIILGALALCLGLKRKRDREHDDDKTESSYPSSYYYYSDYYSGTGSSQSSDRRTRDTRRSRRSRTRSDRPR; encoded by the exons ATGCGGTCTTTATCCGTCCTGCCGCTTCTCTCGACACTTGCCCTACTTCTCAACTACTCGCTCCACACAGCTGCAACCCCGCTTGCGCTTGAAGCAAACATTTTCGAAGGAAACAAGCTCGAAAAGCGCTGTGCAAACCCATGTGGCTATAACGACTGGCTTTGCTGCGAGGCCGATCAAACATGCACTACCAACAGTGCTCAGGAGGCCGTCTGTGCAAATGGCGGTAGTAGTGGCAGTGGAGGCTATCAATATTTCACAACGACCTACACGCTCACCAATACCGACCAGACAACGGTTACCTCGGTGTGGAGCAGCCAGATAACCGCACCTCCAAGCACGGGCACGTGCAGAGTCGACCTCGGCGAGACAAAGTGCGGCTCGACTTGTTGCGAGGCTGCGCAAGAATGTTCAGAAGGTCAATGTGTCGCTGAGAGCTCTTCAATTGTTGCTGTGACTGCTACAGGAACGGGAGGAGGATCAGAAGCCACACCTCCCGTGCGAGGGACAACCAATGGAGCTACCACCGTAACCGCAACCTCAGCCCCAACCACCACGGAGGGGTTCACAGCGCCAGTTGGAACGGACGGGGCAGATTTGATTGGGTCTAAAGCCGCTAGCAGTGGCGGACTGAGTGGTGGCGCCATCGCAGGAATTGTCATCGGCAGTATCATCGGCGCGTTCTTGTTGGCACTCCTCTGTGCCTGCATTTGCTTTAAAGGTGTTTTGGACGGCCTGCTTGCAGCACTCGGCATCGGCAAGAAGCGCCGCAGACAGGAAACAACCTACATCGAGGAGCGCCATTCTCGCCATTCTCGCCATTCGAATGGCAGTCggcctcctcctcctccccctcctcctGCCGGCTGGCAAACGTGGTTCGGAACCAGACCAGCTGAGGGAGGCAGCGAGGTTAGCGAAAAGGAAGACTCCAAATGGGGCTTGGGCACAATTGCCATTATTCTCGGTGCTCTTGCTCTGTGCTTGggattgaagaggaagagagataGAGAGCACGATGACGACAAGACCGAGTCCTCCTACCCAAGTTCATACTATTACTATTCCGACTATTACTCGGGCACAGGGA GTAGCCAAAGTTCCGATAGACGAACTAGAGATACGCGACGGTCACGACGGTCGCGCACTCGCTCCGACCGTCCACGATAA
- a CDS encoding Cell differentiation family Rcd1-like protein has product MRASQWIWIASTFLASPVHSTETAPFTAAEEATANKRAFEVLRILRRADNNCPSGFNPCTKLGNADACCKYGTNCSRDDANNIACCAIGASCTGSLTGTKTTGTGTAFVFPSGATATTTESGAAPSIGSTLDGAYPFVVVPTAFNNAEACSSYYSVCQSEYTQCTGVLMGRYGVTIAGAGGGVTVEAITAASQATSICSSLSAEACHGINLGYCSGVATHTGSAEVNGNDASPMRMSSLHDLVFGLAVGVAGMFI; this is encoded by the coding sequence ATGCGGGCTTCCCAGTGGATCTGGATTGCCTCCACATTCCTCGCCTCGCCCGTCCACTCAACAGAGACAGCACCCTTCACCGCAGCGGAAGAAGCCACAGCCAACAAACGAGCCTTCGAAGTCCTCCGCATTCTCAGACGAGCCGACAACAATTGCCCGAGTGGCTTCAACCCTTGCACCAAACTGGGCAACGCCGACGCATGCTGTAAATACGGAACGAACTGCTCACGCGATGACGCCAACAACATCGCCTGCTGTGCAATCGGTGCAAGCTGCACCGGCAGCCTGACAGGAACGAAGACGACAGGAACGGGCACCGCGTTTGTGTTCCCCAGCGGCGCAACGGCAACCACCACCGAGAGCGGGGCAGCGCCTAGTATCGGGTCGACGCTGGACGGCGCATACCCATTCGTTGTCGTCCCAACCGCTTTCAATAATGCCGAGGCTTGCTCATCTTACTACTCTGTGTGTCAGTCGGAGTACACCCAGTGCACTGGTGTGCTGATGGGCCGCTATGGTGTCACTATTGCCGGTGCTGGTGGGGGCGTCACAGTCGAGGCTATTACGGCTGCATCGCAGGCGACTTCCATTTGCTCCAGTTTGAGTGCGGAGGCTTGCCATGGTATCAACTTGGGGTATTGCAGTGGCGTCGCAACCCACACGGGCAGTGCAGAGGTCAATGGGAATGATGCCTCGCCTATGCGGATGTCAAGTCTCCATGATCTGGTCTTTGGGCTAGCGGTTGGGGTTGCGGGTATGTTTATATGA
- a CDS encoding Oxoglutarate/iron-dependent dioxygenase, whose protein sequence is MASAKSPNIPVVDFAGWNTESSRQRIAQEIVATCKQLGFVYIINHFTARVDVRRGIQMVKTILRTTAKTRNSKRPIQRVSQAMNTDDDQERVDQLREIIDFKSLIDLPGLEVEDIISPGTFISAMSIKNAIVMNVGDLLQRWSNGSALGYALGLSSTAELYRSSEIYQPSSHLATSSW, encoded by the exons ATGGCTTCCGCCAAGTCTCCCAACATTCCTGTCGTGGACTTTGCCGGCTGGAACACGGAGTCTAGTCGTCAGCGAATCGCGCAAGAAATTGTCGCTACCTGCAAACAATTGGGGTTTGTATACATCATCAACCATTTTACTGCCAGAGTCGATGTTAGACGAGGCATTCAAATGGTCAAAACTATTCTTCGAACTACCGCAAAGACGAGAAACTCAAAGCGCCCCATCCAGCGGG TGTCACAGGCGATGAATACCGATGATGACCAGGAAAGGGTGGATCAGCTGAGGGAGATTATAGACTTCAAA AGCCTCATTGACCTGCCAGGGTTGGAAGTTGAAGATATCATATCACCGGGGACATTTATCTCTGCGATGTCCATCAAGAATGCTATTGTGATGAATGTGGGGGATCTTTTGCAGAGGTGGAGTAACGGTTCGGCACTCGGGTATGCTCTTGGTCTGTCCTCAACCGCTGAGTTGTATAGATCTTCTGAGATCTATCAGCCATCGAGTCACCTTGCCACCTCTTCCTGGTAG
- a CDS encoding DNA replication complex GINS protein, which yields MDQSRVPHQDPDRVATMYGELGNKLVQHAKRTQSLAHLPPYQTEIVRAVTREVRDLDRDVTRLLEPFEGAFNPSADPAIACALLVDHLCMRRNKRCLLAYHRVRTEKLEELCWTGVDILEQQQPSEDGGAAQHTALGASGHSSLSPEEEEYFRQYGDMLAAYKGQWTDVDLTGTLEPPKDLFIDVRVLKDAGEIQTEYGVINLTKNSQLYVRQGDVERLIAQGFLERLT from the exons ATGGATCAAAGTCGCGTCCCTCACCAGGACCCCGACCGCGTGGCCACCATGTACGGCGAACTCGGCAACAAATTG GTCCAACACGCCAAACGTACCCAATCCCTCGCCCATCTACCCCCCTACCAAACGGAGATCGTGCGCGCAGTAACCCGCGAAGTCCGCGATCTCGACCGCGATGTCACCCGCCTCCTAGAGCCCTTCGAGGGCGCCTTCAACCCCTCGGCCGACCCAGCCATCGCCTGCGCGCTCCTCGTCGACCACCTGTGCATGCGCCGGAACAAGCGCTGTTTGCTCGCCTACCACCGCGTGCGCACAGAGAAGCTTGAGGAGTTGTGCTGGACGGGAGTCGATATCCtcgagcagcagcagccgtCCGAGGACGGTGGGGCGGCTCAGCATACGGCTCTCGGGGCTAGTGGGCATAGCTCGCTAAGTCCCGAAGAGGAGGAGTATTTTCGCCAGTATGGGGATATGCTTGCTGCGTATAAGGGCCAGTGGACGGATGTTGATTTGACGGGAACGTTGGAGCCACCGAAGGATTTGTTTATTGACGTACGGGTGTTGAAGGATGCTGGTGAGATCCAGACGGAATATGG TGTGATCAACTTGACCAAGAACAGTCAGCTCTATGTTCGTCAAGGTGATGTGGAACGGCTGATTGCGCAGGGTTTCCTGGAGCGGTTGACCTGA
- a CDS encoding Sulfate transporter family protein, with product MGGLQPHGRRNSRASVLSRNLMFDRDIHGNAPSESLVEHANLGSPPGPMGAESSSYNGSTTRTPNRSFYHRSFNSNMDPAHYASDGLRDQTAELATYGLSLNKKSLLRDGPGLPPSLDIFHGSQDSASFSQDEATSSHPTAGEGLLEPGYASIDPASASGSSALTEMIRRPFTDTEEDQVMQPGAEDISSPPSSTIYDEPERDDEHMSLLSKSRSKSTQNYGSAGDAENQRPAVQRSPHLITQGVSTVAHYARTLSNPKSWDRRVIWREAVVYPASLIPAVLLGLLLNILDALSYGMILFPLGEPLFAHLGTDGISMFYVSTIISQVVFSCGGSIFKGGIGSEMIEVVPFFHQMAFTIMNSIGKDNPKSVIATTILAFSVSSILTGLVFFLMGVCGLGSLIGFFPRHILIGCIGGVGYFLLQTGVEVSARLPGSFEYNLPTIQKLFHLDTFPLWMIPLFLAIGLLVIKRFIRSNFLVGGYFIAVAAVFYIVIVSARISMGALRQNGWVFAAPSSNNPWYHFYSLYDLSEVNWTAFGETIPAMFALTFFGVLHVPINVPALGISTGEDNLSVDRELIAHGVTNALSGFVGSIQNYLVYTNSLLFIASGGSSRLAGLMLAAATAGIMVIGPVIIGYIPIMVVGALIFLLGIELLQEALVDTWGKLTRLEYLTVVIIVVTMGAWDFVVGIFVGILLACVNFVVQTSRKSAIRATFSGEISGSTVRRPPIQQQFLREAGQQTLMIKLGGYLFFGTIVNVENTMRGLIEEEAFDRRPIRFLILDFSRVYGLDFSAAEAFTRINRVLQKRNVQIAISGLNVEGDVGKSLQNVGLFEPESGVPIFEDLNSALEFCENNYLKVFYSRQEALSTPTDPSASSELLQVPASVPVPSGPKPLNLADNIVSSPRRQYLQRVATSTIQAHETTMMASPAWSAMRQPLPLLLQTFQGLSTENEDFWFPACAYFSRESYPAGTVLYHEGDAPRAFYLLESGMLRAGYDLPQGRYFELIVAGRPCGELPFFSDTRRTATVKAERDCVAWCLTGVQWKALQDKEPRIARELLTVSLKLTTERMDSITSYVLTMAA from the exons ATGGGGGGTTTGCAACCTCACGGCCGTCGCAACTCCCGCGCATCGGTGCTATCACGCAATCTGATGTTTGACCGCGACATCCATGGTAACGCCCCGTCAGAATCGCTGGTGGAACATGCAAACCTAGGCAGCCCGCCCGGTCCAATGGGAGCGGAATCATCCAGTTACAATGGATCGACAACGAGAACACCAAACCGTTCATTTTACCACCGGTCTTTCAACAGCAATATGG ACCCGGCTCATTATGCTTCGGACGGTCTCCGTGACCAGACCGCGGAACTCGCTACCTATGGCCTTTCGCTGAATAAAAAATCCCTCTTGAGGGACGGGCCTGGTCTACCCCCCAGCCTTGATATATTTCACGGCAGCCAGGATTCTGCAAgtttctcccaggatgaaGCTACAAGCTCTCATCCTACCGCGGGGGAGGGGTTGTTGGAGCCAGGATATGCCTCTATCGACCCTGCTTCAGCTTCAGGCTCTTCGGCCTTGACGGAGATGATTCGCCGTCCATTCACGGATACGGAGGAGGACCAGGTCATGCAACCCGGGGCTGAGGATATCTCCTCCCCACCATCATCGACGATCTATGACGAACCCGAACGAGACGATGAGCACATGTCGTTGCTATCTAAGTCACGATCCAAATCTACGCAAAATTATGGGAGTGCAGGCGACGCCGAGAACCAAAGGCCCGCTGTACAACGATCTCCACACTTGATTACGCAAGGAGTTTCAACTGTCGCCCACTATGCTCGAACCCTGTCGAACCCAAAGTCCTGGGACAGGCGAGTCATATGGAGGGAGGCTGTGGTGTACCCTGCCAGTCTGATTCCTGCCGTATTGCTAGGGCTACTTCTCAACATTCTTGATGCCTTATCCTATGGAATGATTTTATTCCCGCTGGGGGAGCCCCTGTTTGCTCACCTAGGAACTGACGGTATCTCAATGTTCTATGTCAGTACTATTATTTCCCAAGTGGTGTTCTCCTGTGGAGGCTCGATATTCAAAGGAGGAATAGGAAGTGAAATGATTGAAGTTGTACCCTTCTTCCACCAGATGGCTTTCACCATCATGAATTCCATCGGCAAGGACAACCCAAAATCAGTGATTGCGACGACCATCCTGGCCTTCTCGGTCAGTTCGATTCTCACCGGCTTGGTGTTCTTCTTAATGGGTGTCTGCGGGCTGGGCTCGCTCATTGGCTTCTTTCCCCGTCACATTCTCATCGGGTGCATCGGTGGTGTGGGCTACTTTCTTCTACAAACCGGAGTGGAGGTTTCAGCCCGGCTTCCTGGGTCTTTTGAGTACAACCTTCCCACGATCCAGAAGCTTTTCCACCTTGATACTTTCCCTCTTTGGATGATACCCCTTTTCCTTGCAATTGGCCTTCTTGTTATTAAACGATTTATTCGCTCAAACTTCCTTGTCGGTGGGTATTTCATTGCCGTTGCTGCGGTGTTTTACATTGTCATTGTAAGCGCCAGAATCTCCATGGGTGCTTTGCGCCAAAATGGATGGGTCTTTGCTGCTCCATCTTCGAACAACCCGTGGTATCATTTCTACTCTCTATATG ATCTCTCGGAAGTCAATTGGACTGCCTTTGGTGAGACCATCCCCGCCATGTTTGCGTTGACTTTCTTTGGTGTGCTTCATGTACCCATCAACGTACCTGCTCTCGGCATATCCACCGGCGAAGACAATCTCAGTGTTGATAGAGAGCTCATTGCACATGGCGTGACAAATGCACTTTCAGGATTCGTAGGAAGCATTCAG AATTATCTTGTCTACACCAATAGTCTACTCTTCATTGCAAGTGGCGGGTCATCTCGATTGGCCGGTCTGATGTTGGCCGCCGCCACTGCAGGGATAATGGTCATTGGCCCAGTCATAATCGGCTATATTCCAATAATGGTTGTTGGTGCCTTGATTTTCTTGTTGGGCATTGAGCTTTTGCAGGAGGCATTGGTGGACACGTGGGGAAAGCTCACCCGGCTTGAATATTTAACCGttgtcatcatcgtcgttACGATGGGCGCTTGGGACTTCGTGGTTGGAATTTTTGTTGGTATCCTGTTGGCCTGCGTGAACTTTGTTGTCCAAACGTCCCGCAAGTCCGCCATTCGAGCAACATTCTCGGGCGAAATTTCCGGATCGACAGTCCGACGCCCTCCTATCCAGCAACAGTTTCTACGCGAGGCTGGCCAGCAAACCCTGATGATCAAGCTTGGTGGATATCTCTTCTTTGGAACCATCGTGAATGTCGAGAACACCATGCGTGGCCTGATCGAGGAAGAGGCTTTTGATCGGCGTCCCATTCGATTCCTCATTCTCGACTTTTCTCGGGTCTACGGACTCGACTTCTCAGCCGCAGAAGCGTTCACTCGCATCAACCGTGTTCTTCAAAAGCGCAACGTGCAGATAGCCATCTCTGGCTTGAATGTCGAGGGTGATGTAGGCAAGTCTCTACAAAACGTAGGACTTTTCGAGCCAGAGTCCGGCGTCCCCATCTTTGAAGACCTCAACTCAGCTCTTGAGTTCTGCGAGAACAACTACCTGAAAGTCTTCTACAGTCGCCAGGAAGCACTCTCCACACCCACCGATCCATCCGCGAGCTCCGAGCTCCTCCAAGTCCCCGCCTCAGTCCCCGTGCCCTCAGGACCTAAACCTCTCAACCTAGCCGACAACATCGTCAGCTCACCCCGCCGCCAATACCTGCAGCGCGTAGCAACCTCCACCATCCAAGCCCACGAAACCACAATGATGGCCTCTCCTGCCTGGTCCGCTATGCGCCAACCActccccctcctcctccaaACCTTCCAAGGTCTCTCAACCGAAAACGAAGACTTTTGGTTCCCCGCCTGCGCCTACTTCTCCCGCGAATCCTACCCCGCTGGCACCGTCCTGTACCACGAAGGCGATGCCCCACGCGCCTTCTACCTCCTCGAGTCTGGCATGCTGCGCGCTGGCTACGACCTCCCGCAGGGCCGCTACTTCGAGCTCATTGTTGCTGGTCGACCGTGCGGCGAACTGCCTTTCTTCAGTGATACACGCCGCACGGCGACGGTCAAGGCTGAGCGCGATTGTGTGGCGTGGTGTTTGACAGGAGTGCAGTGGAAGGCGCTGCAGGATAAGGAGCCGCGCATTGCCCGGGAGCTGTTGACTGTTAGCTTGAAGTTGACGACTGAGCGCATGGATAGTATCACTTCGTATGTTTTAACGATGGCAGCttga